In Chitinispirillales bacterium, the DNA window GGTTTTACGATTTGTACCGAAGTTCAGGAAAAAGTGATTCCGTTTGCGGTTAACGGACGTGACGTTTGTGTACAATCGCAGACAGGGACGGGAAAGACCGCCGCATTTTTGCTGTCGTTGTTTGAAATAATGGAAAAAAGCGAGTATCGGGAATTTGCGCTTATCGTTGTTCCGACACGGGAACTTGCCGCACAAATTGAAAAAGAAGCAAAACTTTTGGGAAAATTTCTGCCTTATAACATCGCTTCGTGTTATGGCGGCGTCGGTTATGAGGAACAAAAAGAAAACTTGCGGGTCGGGACGGAAATTCTTATAGGAACTCCGGGGCGTCTTATTGATTTGCAGCGAAAAGGGACGTTGAAACTTGAAAAATATCATTTTGCGGTTATTGACGAAGCCGACAGAATGTTTGATATGGGATTTTACCAAGACATTCGAAAGATTTTTAGAGCGTTGCCGGCAAAAGATTTTCGGCAAATTATGTTGTTTTCGGCGACCATGAGTTTCAAATGTCAAATTTTAGCTTCCGATTTTATGCGCAATCCGGTGAATATCGTAATTAATCCCGAAACTATAACGGTAGATAAAATCGAACAAAAAGTTTATCACGTAGGCAGTTCAAACAAATTTCGGCTAATGTTAGGCATACTGAAATCTTCTGAAAATAAAAGAGCGATTGTTTTCAGCAATACCAGAAATTTGTGTGAAGAATTGTATGCCAAATTGATTATAAACGGAGTGTCGGCTGTTTATTTGACAGGCGATATGACGCAGCGAAAACGCGATATTGCAATCGATAATTTCAAAAAAGGTTTGATTTGCGTACTTGTCGCTACGGATATTGCGGCGCGTGGAATACACGTCGATAATCTTGACATTGTAATAAATTATGATATTCCTATGGATGCGGAGAATTATATTCACAGAATCGGACGAACTGCGCGTGCGGGTAAAGAAGGAATCGCTTATACGTTCGCTTGCGAACATTTTGCCGAATATTTAAGTCCGATTGAAGAGAGAATAAATAAAAAAATCCCGTCTATTATCGCTTGCAACGATGATTACGCCGAAGATAAAAGCGTGGGCGTATCGTGGCGTTCGGAGATAAAAGGTATGCAGAATCAGAATCGGCGCGATTATGCATATCCGCATAAACGCAGTGTAAAACCATATACTGAAAAATCAAAACATCGCGCTTCTTTTGTTGAAAAATATCACGAAGGGCGCGATATTAGTCATCCTCAAAACCCTGTATCGTTGCAGCATTCGCACAAAATTCACGACAATACCGTTAAAAGAAAATTTCTTGGATTGTTTTGAAGAAATATTTTGTAAATTTTCATCTCTTAAAAAGCAATTTAATGTAAAAAAGCGGATTTAGTAATTGTTTCCTGTCTTTTTGAGAAGCCACCGCTTCGGCTATTTTTATCATTGTTTCGCGGTTTTTTGCCGCGGCGCCTATAACAAAATCAATTAACCAAACCCATTTCATTTTATTGACTATCGCCGACACGCGAAATTCTTTGAGCAGCGCTTTTACACAAATTTCGTGAAACATAGCCATTTTTTTTGCGGAGAAATCCCAGTTTTTGAATGCCGAATCAATAACTTGCGCCGCTTTTTGCGCCGAAAACATAGCGTTTCCTACTCCTTCACCGGTAAAATGTTCGGTTAATCCCATAGAATCGCCGATAATTAAAAGATGCGCTTTCGGCTTGAAAACCTTTATTCCGCCCAAATTCAGAAATGTCGCTTTGGGTTTTGTTATCGCTTGTGCGAATTTGAATCTGTCGGCAAAATGGCGGCTTGAAATTATCTTTTCCAATTCTCTTTTCGGGTTGATTTTGCGCCGTATTCGCGCTTTTTCCGGAATTACAAAACCTATATTGACAATGTCGTCTTTTTCAGGGAAAATCCAAAAATATCCTTCTACGATTGATTTCACAAAGTGCATTTCTATCATATTTTTATCACATTCGACATCTTTGAAGTATTGTTTGATTCCGAATACGCATTTTTTACTGCTTGGGTAATTGTAATTTATCGTTTTTAAGATTTTCGGAAAAATTCCGCAGGCGCAAACAACTATATTAGCCTCAAACATAACCGATTTTTTTGAATTGACTTGATTTCCGCGAATTCCGCAAATTTCGTTTTTCTTGTTGAAAATAAAACCCTTCGCCTCAAAATTTTCCAAAACGTCAACACCTGCGTTTCGCGCTTTGTTTATCAAAAAATTGTCGAAGAAGATTCGATTCAAAGTATAACCTTCAACGTCTTCCGTTCTACCCATCTTCGCATAATTTATCGGCAGAATCGTACCGTTCGGACTTGAAAAAACAACGCCGTCAATTTGGTTTACAGGGCATTCTTCAAGAAATTCTTCATACAATTCAAGCGCCTGAAGCGTTTTAATCGCTCGTGTGGAAAGCCCGTCGCCGCAAATTTTTTCACGCGGGAACACCGCTTTGTCTATAAGAAGTACGGAACGGTTTTGCTTTTTTACAAAAAGTGCGGCGGCGGCGCCGGCCGGTCCCGCTCCGACAACAATTACATCAAAATTTTCAGTAATTTTACTCAAAATTTATCTCACCGATTTTTTTATTTAGAATCATTTAATATCGTGAAAAATACGAATTATCGGCGTAACAAATGCGGAAAAAACCAAAATTTCAAATAATAGGCGAAAATGTATGTTTATTTTGATCGTAAATTTTTTATTTCATTCACATATTTTTGATAAGGTTTATCGTCTTCATCTAAACAAAAAGAATACTTTTAACAATAATTTGGGATGTTTTGCAAAAACCTTCATAAAAACGCGTAAATAACTCAATTTTTCCGGATTTTCATTTTTCAACGCCGCTGCGACGTCGTTATAAAAATCGTCGCCTTTGCTCAAAAGCGCGGTTTTCAGTACGTATGAGCGAACTTGATTCTTTCCGCAATATTTTTTCCAGTTTTTTTCGTAATCGTTCATTTTTTTATAGTTTACAATGCCGTTTTTAAGCGAATCTACAATTGTCTTACCTGCGGTTTTGCCGGCAAAAAGCGCGTATGCTATTCCGCCGCCGTTGAGCGCATTTACCTGCCCTGCCGTATCTCCCGCCAAAACGACGCCGTTTTTTGACAAAGGCGATAAATACTTCCCCACAGGAACGCCGCCGCAGTGCAAGTCTGTGATTTTTGCGTTCGGGAATTTTTTATCGACGAAATCATAAAACAATTTTTTCGCTAAACCCGCATTCGAATATTTTCCCAGAACGCCAAGTCCGACGTTAGCGCAATTTTTTCCGCGCCCGAATACCCACAGATATCCGCCGACTGCGA includes these proteins:
- a CDS encoding geranylgeranyl reductase family protein, producing MSKITENFDVIVVGAGPAGAAAALFVKKQNRSVLLIDKAVFPREKICGDGLSTRAIKTLQALELYEEFLEECPVNQIDGVVFSSPNGTILPINYAKMGRTEDVEGYTLNRIFFDNFLINKARNAGVDVLENFEAKGFIFNKKNEICGIRGNQVNSKKSVMFEANIVVCACGIFPKILKTINYNYPSSKKCVFGIKQYFKDVECDKNMIEMHFVKSIVEGYFWIFPEKDDIVNIGFVIPEKARIRRKINPKRELEKIISSRHFADRFKFAQAITKPKATFLNLGGIKVFKPKAHLLIIGDSMGLTEHFTGEGVGNAMFSAQKAAQVIDSAFKNWDFSAKKMAMFHEICVKALLKEFRVSAIVNKMKWVWLIDFVIGAAAKNRETMIKIAEAVASQKDRKQLLNPLFYIKLLFKR
- a CDS encoding DEAD/DEAH box helicase, with product MKFTELNLSQNVMSGVNDAGFTICTEVQEKVIPFAVNGRDVCVQSQTGTGKTAAFLLSLFEIMEKSEYREFALIVVPTRELAAQIEKEAKLLGKFLPYNIASCYGGVGYEEQKENLRVGTEILIGTPGRLIDLQRKGTLKLEKYHFAVIDEADRMFDMGFYQDIRKIFRALPAKDFRQIMLFSATMSFKCQILASDFMRNPVNIVINPETITVDKIEQKVYHVGSSNKFRLMLGILKSSENKRAIVFSNTRNLCEELYAKLIINGVSAVYLTGDMTQRKRDIAIDNFKKGLICVLVATDIAARGIHVDNLDIVINYDIPMDAENYIHRIGRTARAGKEGIAYTFACEHFAEYLSPIEERINKKIPSIIACNDDYAEDKSVGVSWRSEIKGMQNQNRRDYAYPHKRSVKPYTEKSKHRASFVEKYHEGRDISHPQNPVSLQHSHKIHDNTVKRKFLGLF